From Pan troglodytes isolate AG18354 chromosome 9, NHGRI_mPanTro3-v2.0_pri, whole genome shotgun sequence, the proteins below share one genomic window:
- the SCYL1 gene encoding N-terminal kinase-like protein isoform X11 produces MWFFARDPVRDFPFELIPEPPEGGLPGPWALHRGRKKATGSPVSIFVYDVKPGAEEQTQVAKAAFKRFKTLRHPNILAYIDGLETEKCLHVVTEAVTPLGIYLKARVEAGGLKELEISWGLHQIVKALSFLVNDCSLIHNNVCMAAVFVDRAGEWKLGGLDYMYSAQGNGGGPPRKGIPELEQYDPPELADSSGRVVREKWSADMWRLGCLIWEVFNGPLPRAAALRNPGKIPKTLVPHYCELVGANPKVRPNPARFLQNCQAPGGFMSNRFVETNLFLEEIQIKEPAEKQKFFQELSKSLDAFPEDFCRHKVLPQLLTAFEFGNAGAVVLTPLFKVGKFLSAEEYQQKIIPVVVKMFSSTDRAMRIRLLQQMEQFIQYLDEPTVNTQIFPHVVHGFLDTNPAIREQTVKSMLLLAPKLNEANLNVELMKHFARLQAKDEQGPIRCNTTVCLGKIGSYLSASTRHRVLTSAFSRATKDPFAASRVAGVLGFAATHNLYSMNDCAQKILPVLCGLTVDPEKSVRDQAFKAIRSFLSKLESVSEDPTQLEEVEKDVHAASSPGMGGAAASWAGWAVTGVSSLTSKLIRSHPTTAPTETNIPQRPTPEGVPAPAPTPVPATPTTSGHWETQEEDKDTAEDSSAADRWDDEDWGSLEQEAESVLAQQDDWSTGGQVSRASQSPTGAAGKLRAPGNRAGRSQAPRSHLLTVHGWPASITGVAQSPATRATPSLPCLHVPAPSRGRTLGVRTTGRASRLTVDRSRLSWPGRSARSGGGRWRPNAPRGRWPRAP; encoded by the exons ATGTGGTTCTTTGCCCGGGACCCGGTCCGGGACTTTCCGTTCGAGCTCATCCCGGAGCCCCCAGAGGGCGGCCTGCCCGGGCCCTGGGCCCTGCACCGCGGCCGCAAGAAG GCCACAGGCAGCCCCGTGTCCATCTTCGTCTATGATGTGAAGCCTGGCGCGGAAGAGCAGACCCAGGTGGCCAAAGCTGCCTTCAAGCGCTTCAAAACTCTACGGCACCCCAACATCCTGGCTTACATCGATGGACTGGAG ACAGAAAAATGCCTCCACGTCGTGACAGAGGCTGTGACCCCGTTGGGAATATACCTCAAGGCGAGAGTGGAGGCTGGTGGCCTGAAGGAGCTGGAGATCTCCTGGGGGCTACACCAGATCGTG AAAGCCCTCAGCTTCCTGGTCAACGACTGCAGCCTCATCCACAACAATGTCTGCATGGCCGCCGTGTTCGTGGACCGAGCTGGCGAGTGGAAGCTTGGGGGCCTGGACTACATGTATTCAGCCCAGGGCAACGGTGGGGGACCTCCCCGCAAGGGGATCCCCGAGCTTGAGCAGTATGACCCCCCGGAGTTGGCTGACAGCAGTGGCAGAGTGGTCAGAGAGAAGTG GTCAGCAGACATGTGGCGCTTGGGCTGCCTCATTTGGGAAGTCTTCAATGGGCCCCTACCTCGGGCAGCAGCCCTACGCAACCCTGGGAAG ATCCCCAAAACGCTGGTGCCCCATTACTGTGAGCTGGTGGGAGCAAACCCCAAGGTGCGTCCCAACCCAGCCCGCTTCCTGCAGAACTGCCAGGCACCTGGTGGCTTCATGAGCAACCGCTTTGTAGAAACCAACCTCTTCCTGGAGGAGATTCAG ATCAAAGAGCCAGCCGAGAAGCAAAAATTCTTCCAGGAGCTGAGCAAGAGCCTGGACGCATTCCCTGAGGATTTCTGTCGGCACAAGGTGCTGCCCCAGCTGCTGACCGCCTTCGAGTTCGGCAATGCTGGGGCCGTTGTCCTCACGCCCCTCTTCAAG GTGGGCAAGTTCCTGAGCGCTGAGGAGTATCAGCAGAAGATCATCCCTGTGGTGGTCAAGATGTTCTCATCCACTGACCGGGCCATGCGCATCCGCCTCCTGCAGCAG atgGAGCAGTTCATCCAGTACCTTGACGAGCCAACGGTCAACACCCAGATCTTCCCCCACGTCGTACATGGCTTCCTGGACACCAACCCTGCCATCCGGGAGCAGACGGTCAAG TCCATGCTGCTCCTGGCCCCAAAGCTGAACGAGGCCAACCTCAATGTGGAGCTGATGAAGCACTTTGCACGGCTACAGGCCAAGGATGAACAGGGCCCCATCCGCTGCAACACCACAGTCTGCCTGGGCAAAATCGGCTCCTACCTCAGTGCTAGC ACCAGACACAGGGTCCTTACCTCTGCCTTCAGCCGAGCCACTAAGGACCCATTTGCAGCGTCCCGGGTTGCGGGTGTCCTGGGCTTTGCTGCCACCCACAACCTCTACTCAATGAACGACTGTGCCCAGAAGATCCTGCCTGTGCTCTGCGGTCTCACTGTAGATCCTGAGAAATCTGTGCGAGACCAG GCCTTCAAGGCCATTCGGAGCTTCCTGTCCAAATTGGAGTCTGTGTCGGAGGACCCGACCCAGCTGGAGGAAGTGG AGAAGGATGTCCATGCAGCCTCCAGCCCTGGCATGGGAGGAGCTGCAGCCAGCTGGGCAGGCTGGGCCGTGACCGGGGTCTCCTCACTCACCTCCAAGCTGATCCGTTCGCACCCAACCACTGCCCCCACAGAAACCAACATTCCTCAAAGACCCACGCCTGAAG GAGTTCCTGCCCCGGCCCCCACCCCTGTTCCTGCCACCCCTACAACCTCAGGCCACTGGGAGACGCAGGAGGAGGACAAGGACACAGCAGAGGACAGCAGCGCTGCTGACAGATGGGACGACGAAGACTGGGGCAGCCTGGAG CAGGAGGCCGAGTCTGTGCTGGCCCAGCAGGACGACTGGAGCACCGGGGGCCAAGTGAGCCGTGCTAGTCAG AGTCCGActggagcagctgggaagctGAGGGCTCCTGGGAACAGGGCTGGCAGGAGCCAAGCTCCCAGGAGCCACCTCCTGACGGTACACGGCTGGCCAGCGAGTATAACTGGGGTGGCCCAGAGTCCAGCGACAAGGGCGACCCCTTCGCTACCCTGTCTGCACGTCCCAGCACCCAG CCGAGGCCGGACTCTTGGGGTGAGGACAACTGGGAGGGCCTCGAGACTGACAGTC GACAGGTCAAGGCTGAGCTGGCCCGGAAGAAGCGCGAGGAGCGGCGGCGGGAGATGGAGGCCAAACGCGCCGAGAGGAAGGTGGCCAAGGGCCCCATGA
- the SCYL1 gene encoding N-terminal kinase-like protein isoform X17, protein MWFFARDPVRDFPFELIPEPPEGGLPGPWALHRGRKKATGSPVSIFVYDVKPGAEEQTQVAKAAFKRFKTLRHPNILAYIDGLETEKCLHVVTEAVTPLGIYLKARVEAGGLKELEISWGLHQIVKALSFLVNDCSLIHNNVCMAAVFVDRAGEWKLGGLDYMYSAQGNGGGPPRKGIPELEQYDPPELADSSGRVVREKWSADMWRLGCLIWEVFNGPLPRAAALRNPGKIPKTLVPHYCELVGANPKVRPNPARFLQNCQAPGGFMSNRFVETNLFLEEIQIKEPAEKQKFFQELSKSLDAFPEDFCRHKVLPQLLTAFEFGNAGAVVLTPLFKVGKFLSAEEYQQKIIPVVVKMFSSTDRAMRIRLLQQMEQFIQYLDEPTVNTQIFPHVVHGFLDTNPAIREQTVKSMLLLAPKLNEANLNVELMKHFARLQAKDEQGPIRCNTTVCLGKIGSYLSASTRHRVLTSAFSRATKDPFAASRVAGVLGFAATHNLYSMNDCAQKILPVLCGLTVDPEKSVRDQAFKAIRSFLSKLESVSEDPTQLEEVEKDVHAASSPGMGGAAASWAGWAVTGVSSLTSKLIRSHPTTAPTETNIPQRPTPEGHWETQEEDKDTAEDSSAADRWDDEDWGSLEEAESVLAQQDDWSTGGQVSRASQVSNSDHKSSKSPESDWSSWEAEGSWEQGWQEPSSQEPPPDGTRLASEYNWGGPESSDKGDPFATLSARPSTQDRSRLSWPGRSARSGGGRWRPNAPRGRWPRAP, encoded by the exons ATGTGGTTCTTTGCCCGGGACCCGGTCCGGGACTTTCCGTTCGAGCTCATCCCGGAGCCCCCAGAGGGCGGCCTGCCCGGGCCCTGGGCCCTGCACCGCGGCCGCAAGAAG GCCACAGGCAGCCCCGTGTCCATCTTCGTCTATGATGTGAAGCCTGGCGCGGAAGAGCAGACCCAGGTGGCCAAAGCTGCCTTCAAGCGCTTCAAAACTCTACGGCACCCCAACATCCTGGCTTACATCGATGGACTGGAG ACAGAAAAATGCCTCCACGTCGTGACAGAGGCTGTGACCCCGTTGGGAATATACCTCAAGGCGAGAGTGGAGGCTGGTGGCCTGAAGGAGCTGGAGATCTCCTGGGGGCTACACCAGATCGTG AAAGCCCTCAGCTTCCTGGTCAACGACTGCAGCCTCATCCACAACAATGTCTGCATGGCCGCCGTGTTCGTGGACCGAGCTGGCGAGTGGAAGCTTGGGGGCCTGGACTACATGTATTCAGCCCAGGGCAACGGTGGGGGACCTCCCCGCAAGGGGATCCCCGAGCTTGAGCAGTATGACCCCCCGGAGTTGGCTGACAGCAGTGGCAGAGTGGTCAGAGAGAAGTG GTCAGCAGACATGTGGCGCTTGGGCTGCCTCATTTGGGAAGTCTTCAATGGGCCCCTACCTCGGGCAGCAGCCCTACGCAACCCTGGGAAG ATCCCCAAAACGCTGGTGCCCCATTACTGTGAGCTGGTGGGAGCAAACCCCAAGGTGCGTCCCAACCCAGCCCGCTTCCTGCAGAACTGCCAGGCACCTGGTGGCTTCATGAGCAACCGCTTTGTAGAAACCAACCTCTTCCTGGAGGAGATTCAG ATCAAAGAGCCAGCCGAGAAGCAAAAATTCTTCCAGGAGCTGAGCAAGAGCCTGGACGCATTCCCTGAGGATTTCTGTCGGCACAAGGTGCTGCCCCAGCTGCTGACCGCCTTCGAGTTCGGCAATGCTGGGGCCGTTGTCCTCACGCCCCTCTTCAAG GTGGGCAAGTTCCTGAGCGCTGAGGAGTATCAGCAGAAGATCATCCCTGTGGTGGTCAAGATGTTCTCATCCACTGACCGGGCCATGCGCATCCGCCTCCTGCAGCAG atgGAGCAGTTCATCCAGTACCTTGACGAGCCAACGGTCAACACCCAGATCTTCCCCCACGTCGTACATGGCTTCCTGGACACCAACCCTGCCATCCGGGAGCAGACGGTCAAG TCCATGCTGCTCCTGGCCCCAAAGCTGAACGAGGCCAACCTCAATGTGGAGCTGATGAAGCACTTTGCACGGCTACAGGCCAAGGATGAACAGGGCCCCATCCGCTGCAACACCACAGTCTGCCTGGGCAAAATCGGCTCCTACCTCAGTGCTAGC ACCAGACACAGGGTCCTTACCTCTGCCTTCAGCCGAGCCACTAAGGACCCATTTGCAGCGTCCCGGGTTGCGGGTGTCCTGGGCTTTGCTGCCACCCACAACCTCTACTCAATGAACGACTGTGCCCAGAAGATCCTGCCTGTGCTCTGCGGTCTCACTGTAGATCCTGAGAAATCTGTGCGAGACCAG GCCTTCAAGGCCATTCGGAGCTTCCTGTCCAAATTGGAGTCTGTGTCGGAGGACCCGACCCAGCTGGAGGAAGTGG AGAAGGATGTCCATGCAGCCTCCAGCCCTGGCATGGGAGGAGCTGCAGCCAGCTGGGCAGGCTGGGCCGTGACCGGGGTCTCCTCACTCACCTCCAAGCTGATCCGTTCGCACCCAACCACTGCCCCCACAGAAACCAACATTCCTCAAAGACCCACGCCTGAAG GCCACTGGGAGACGCAGGAGGAGGACAAGGACACAGCAGAGGACAGCAGCGCTGCTGACAGATGGGACGACGAAGACTGGGGCAGCCTGGAG GAGGCCGAGTCTGTGCTGGCCCAGCAGGACGACTGGAGCACCGGGGGCCAAGTGAGCCGTGCTAGTCAG GTCAGCAACTCCGACCACAAATCCTCCAAATCCCCAGAGTCCGActggagcagctgggaagctGAGGGCTCCTGGGAACAGGGCTGGCAGGAGCCAAGCTCCCAGGAGCCACCTCCTGACGGTACACGGCTGGCCAGCGAGTATAACTGGGGTGGCCCAGAGTCCAGCGACAAGGGCGACCCCTTCGCTACCCTGTCTGCACGTCCCAGCACCCAG GACAGGTCAAGGCTGAGCTGGCCCGGAAGAAGCGCGAGGAGCGGCGGCGGGAGATGGAGGCCAAACGCGCCGAGAGGAAGGTGGCCAAGGGCCCCATGA
- the SCYL1 gene encoding N-terminal kinase-like protein isoform X7, with protein sequence MWFFARDPVRDFPFELIPEPPEGGLPGPWALHRGRKKATGSPVSIFVYDVKPGAEEQTQVAKAAFKRFKTLRHPNILAYIDGLETEKCLHVVTEAVTPLGIYLKARVEAGGLKELEISWGLHQIVKALSFLVNDCSLIHNNVCMAAVFVDRAGEWKLGGLDYMYSAQGNGGGPPRKGIPELEQYDPPELADSSGRVVREKWSADMWRLGCLIWEVFNGPLPRAAALRNPGKIPKTLVPHYCELVGANPKVRPNPARFLQNCQAPGGFMSNRFVETNLFLEEIQIKEPAEKQKFFQELSKSLDAFPEDFCRHKVLPQLLTAFEFGNAGAVVLTPLFKVGKFLSAEEYQQKIIPVVVKMFSSTDRAMRIRLLQQMEQFIQYLDEPTVNTQIFPHVVHGFLDTNPAIREQTVKSMLLLAPKLNEANLNVELMKHFARLQAKDEQGPIRCNTTVCLGKIGSYLSASTRHRVLTSAFSRATKDPFAASRVAGVLGFAATHNLYSMNDCAQKILPVLCGLTVDPEKSVRDQAFKAIRSFLSKLESVSEDPTQLEEVEKDVHAASSPGMGGAAASWAGWAVTGVSSLTSKLIRSHPTTAPTETNIPQRPTPEGVPAPAPTPVPATPTTSGHWETQEEDKDTAEDSSAADRWDDEDWGSLEQEAESVLAQQDDWSTGGQVSRASQVSNSDHKSSKSPESDWSSWEAEGSWEQGWQEPSSQEPPPDGTRLASEYNWGGPESSDKGDPFATLSARPSTQPRPDSWGEDNWEGLETDSRQVKAELARKKREERRREMEAKRAERKVAKGPMKLGARKLD encoded by the exons ATGTGGTTCTTTGCCCGGGACCCGGTCCGGGACTTTCCGTTCGAGCTCATCCCGGAGCCCCCAGAGGGCGGCCTGCCCGGGCCCTGGGCCCTGCACCGCGGCCGCAAGAAG GCCACAGGCAGCCCCGTGTCCATCTTCGTCTATGATGTGAAGCCTGGCGCGGAAGAGCAGACCCAGGTGGCCAAAGCTGCCTTCAAGCGCTTCAAAACTCTACGGCACCCCAACATCCTGGCTTACATCGATGGACTGGAG ACAGAAAAATGCCTCCACGTCGTGACAGAGGCTGTGACCCCGTTGGGAATATACCTCAAGGCGAGAGTGGAGGCTGGTGGCCTGAAGGAGCTGGAGATCTCCTGGGGGCTACACCAGATCGTG AAAGCCCTCAGCTTCCTGGTCAACGACTGCAGCCTCATCCACAACAATGTCTGCATGGCCGCCGTGTTCGTGGACCGAGCTGGCGAGTGGAAGCTTGGGGGCCTGGACTACATGTATTCAGCCCAGGGCAACGGTGGGGGACCTCCCCGCAAGGGGATCCCCGAGCTTGAGCAGTATGACCCCCCGGAGTTGGCTGACAGCAGTGGCAGAGTGGTCAGAGAGAAGTG GTCAGCAGACATGTGGCGCTTGGGCTGCCTCATTTGGGAAGTCTTCAATGGGCCCCTACCTCGGGCAGCAGCCCTACGCAACCCTGGGAAG ATCCCCAAAACGCTGGTGCCCCATTACTGTGAGCTGGTGGGAGCAAACCCCAAGGTGCGTCCCAACCCAGCCCGCTTCCTGCAGAACTGCCAGGCACCTGGTGGCTTCATGAGCAACCGCTTTGTAGAAACCAACCTCTTCCTGGAGGAGATTCAG ATCAAAGAGCCAGCCGAGAAGCAAAAATTCTTCCAGGAGCTGAGCAAGAGCCTGGACGCATTCCCTGAGGATTTCTGTCGGCACAAGGTGCTGCCCCAGCTGCTGACCGCCTTCGAGTTCGGCAATGCTGGGGCCGTTGTCCTCACGCCCCTCTTCAAG GTGGGCAAGTTCCTGAGCGCTGAGGAGTATCAGCAGAAGATCATCCCTGTGGTGGTCAAGATGTTCTCATCCACTGACCGGGCCATGCGCATCCGCCTCCTGCAGCAG atgGAGCAGTTCATCCAGTACCTTGACGAGCCAACGGTCAACACCCAGATCTTCCCCCACGTCGTACATGGCTTCCTGGACACCAACCCTGCCATCCGGGAGCAGACGGTCAAG TCCATGCTGCTCCTGGCCCCAAAGCTGAACGAGGCCAACCTCAATGTGGAGCTGATGAAGCACTTTGCACGGCTACAGGCCAAGGATGAACAGGGCCCCATCCGCTGCAACACCACAGTCTGCCTGGGCAAAATCGGCTCCTACCTCAGTGCTAGC ACCAGACACAGGGTCCTTACCTCTGCCTTCAGCCGAGCCACTAAGGACCCATTTGCAGCGTCCCGGGTTGCGGGTGTCCTGGGCTTTGCTGCCACCCACAACCTCTACTCAATGAACGACTGTGCCCAGAAGATCCTGCCTGTGCTCTGCGGTCTCACTGTAGATCCTGAGAAATCTGTGCGAGACCAG GCCTTCAAGGCCATTCGGAGCTTCCTGTCCAAATTGGAGTCTGTGTCGGAGGACCCGACCCAGCTGGAGGAAGTGG AGAAGGATGTCCATGCAGCCTCCAGCCCTGGCATGGGAGGAGCTGCAGCCAGCTGGGCAGGCTGGGCCGTGACCGGGGTCTCCTCACTCACCTCCAAGCTGATCCGTTCGCACCCAACCACTGCCCCCACAGAAACCAACATTCCTCAAAGACCCACGCCTGAAG GAGTTCCTGCCCCGGCCCCCACCCCTGTTCCTGCCACCCCTACAACCTCAGGCCACTGGGAGACGCAGGAGGAGGACAAGGACACAGCAGAGGACAGCAGCGCTGCTGACAGATGGGACGACGAAGACTGGGGCAGCCTGGAG CAGGAGGCCGAGTCTGTGCTGGCCCAGCAGGACGACTGGAGCACCGGGGGCCAAGTGAGCCGTGCTAGTCAG GTCAGCAACTCCGACCACAAATCCTCCAAATCCCCAGAGTCCGActggagcagctgggaagctGAGGGCTCCTGGGAACAGGGCTGGCAGGAGCCAAGCTCCCAGGAGCCACCTCCTGACGGTACACGGCTGGCCAGCGAGTATAACTGGGGTGGCCCAGAGTCCAGCGACAAGGGCGACCCCTTCGCTACCCTGTCTGCACGTCCCAGCACCCAG CCGAGGCCGGACTCTTGGGGTGAGGACAACTGGGAGGGCCTCGAGACTGACAGTC GACAGGTCAAGGCTGAGCTGGCCCGGAAGAAGCGCGAGGAGCGGCGGCGGGAGATGGAGGCCAAACGCGCCGAGAGGAAGGTGGCCAAGGGCCCCATGAAGCTGGGAGCCCGGAAGCTGGACTGA
- the SCYL1 gene encoding N-terminal kinase-like protein isoform X18 — translation MPPRRDRGCDPVGNIPQGESGGWWPEGAGDLLGATPDRGEKALSFLVNDCSLIHNNVCMAAVFVDRAGEWKLGGLDYMYSAQGNGGGPPRKGIPELEQYDPPELADSSGRVVREKWSADMWRLGCLIWEVFNGPLPRAAALRNPGKIPKTLVPHYCELVGANPKVRPNPARFLQNCQAPGGFMSNRFVETNLFLEEIQIKEPAEKQKFFQELSKSLDAFPEDFCRHKVLPQLLTAFEFGNAGAVVLTPLFKVGKFLSAEEYQQKIIPVVVKMFSSTDRAMRIRLLQQMEQFIQYLDEPTVNTQIFPHVVHGFLDTNPAIREQTVKSMLLLAPKLNEANLNVELMKHFARLQAKDEQGPIRCNTTVCLGKIGSYLSASTRHRVLTSAFSRATKDPFAASRVAGVLGFAATHNLYSMNDCAQKILPVLCGLTVDPEKSVRDQAFKAIRSFLSKLESVSEDPTQLEEVEKDVHAASSPGMGGAAASWAGWAVTGVSSLTSKLIRSHPTTAPTETNIPQRPTPEGVPAPAPTPVPATPTTSGHWETQEEDKDTAEDSSAADRWDDEDWGSLEQEAESVLAQQDDWSTGGQVSRASQVSNSDHKSSKSPESDWSSWEAEGSWEQGWQEPSSQEPPPDGTRLASEYNWGGPESSDKGDPFATLSARPSTQPRPDSWGEDNWEGLETDSRQVKAELARKKREERRREMEAKRAERKVAKGPMKLGARKLD, via the exons ATGCCTCCACGTCGTGACAGAGGCTGTGACCCCGTTGGGAATATACCTCAAGGCGAGAGTGGAGGCTGGTGGCCTGAAGGAGCTGGAGATCTCCTGGGGGCTACACCAGATCGTGGTGAG AAAGCCCTCAGCTTCCTGGTCAACGACTGCAGCCTCATCCACAACAATGTCTGCATGGCCGCCGTGTTCGTGGACCGAGCTGGCGAGTGGAAGCTTGGGGGCCTGGACTACATGTATTCAGCCCAGGGCAACGGTGGGGGACCTCCCCGCAAGGGGATCCCCGAGCTTGAGCAGTATGACCCCCCGGAGTTGGCTGACAGCAGTGGCAGAGTGGTCAGAGAGAAGTG GTCAGCAGACATGTGGCGCTTGGGCTGCCTCATTTGGGAAGTCTTCAATGGGCCCCTACCTCGGGCAGCAGCCCTACGCAACCCTGGGAAG ATCCCCAAAACGCTGGTGCCCCATTACTGTGAGCTGGTGGGAGCAAACCCCAAGGTGCGTCCCAACCCAGCCCGCTTCCTGCAGAACTGCCAGGCACCTGGTGGCTTCATGAGCAACCGCTTTGTAGAAACCAACCTCTTCCTGGAGGAGATTCAG ATCAAAGAGCCAGCCGAGAAGCAAAAATTCTTCCAGGAGCTGAGCAAGAGCCTGGACGCATTCCCTGAGGATTTCTGTCGGCACAAGGTGCTGCCCCAGCTGCTGACCGCCTTCGAGTTCGGCAATGCTGGGGCCGTTGTCCTCACGCCCCTCTTCAAG GTGGGCAAGTTCCTGAGCGCTGAGGAGTATCAGCAGAAGATCATCCCTGTGGTGGTCAAGATGTTCTCATCCACTGACCGGGCCATGCGCATCCGCCTCCTGCAGCAG atgGAGCAGTTCATCCAGTACCTTGACGAGCCAACGGTCAACACCCAGATCTTCCCCCACGTCGTACATGGCTTCCTGGACACCAACCCTGCCATCCGGGAGCAGACGGTCAAG TCCATGCTGCTCCTGGCCCCAAAGCTGAACGAGGCCAACCTCAATGTGGAGCTGATGAAGCACTTTGCACGGCTACAGGCCAAGGATGAACAGGGCCCCATCCGCTGCAACACCACAGTCTGCCTGGGCAAAATCGGCTCCTACCTCAGTGCTAGC ACCAGACACAGGGTCCTTACCTCTGCCTTCAGCCGAGCCACTAAGGACCCATTTGCAGCGTCCCGGGTTGCGGGTGTCCTGGGCTTTGCTGCCACCCACAACCTCTACTCAATGAACGACTGTGCCCAGAAGATCCTGCCTGTGCTCTGCGGTCTCACTGTAGATCCTGAGAAATCTGTGCGAGACCAG GCCTTCAAGGCCATTCGGAGCTTCCTGTCCAAATTGGAGTCTGTGTCGGAGGACCCGACCCAGCTGGAGGAAGTGG AGAAGGATGTCCATGCAGCCTCCAGCCCTGGCATGGGAGGAGCTGCAGCCAGCTGGGCAGGCTGGGCCGTGACCGGGGTCTCCTCACTCACCTCCAAGCTGATCCGTTCGCACCCAACCACTGCCCCCACAGAAACCAACATTCCTCAAAGACCCACGCCTGAAG GAGTTCCTGCCCCGGCCCCCACCCCTGTTCCTGCCACCCCTACAACCTCAGGCCACTGGGAGACGCAGGAGGAGGACAAGGACACAGCAGAGGACAGCAGCGCTGCTGACAGATGGGACGACGAAGACTGGGGCAGCCTGGAG CAGGAGGCCGAGTCTGTGCTGGCCCAGCAGGACGACTGGAGCACCGGGGGCCAAGTGAGCCGTGCTAGTCAG GTCAGCAACTCCGACCACAAATCCTCCAAATCCCCAGAGTCCGActggagcagctgggaagctGAGGGCTCCTGGGAACAGGGCTGGCAGGAGCCAAGCTCCCAGGAGCCACCTCCTGACGGTACACGGCTGGCCAGCGAGTATAACTGGGGTGGCCCAGAGTCCAGCGACAAGGGCGACCCCTTCGCTACCCTGTCTGCACGTCCCAGCACCCAG CCGAGGCCGGACTCTTGGGGTGAGGACAACTGGGAGGGCCTCGAGACTGACAGTC GACAGGTCAAGGCTGAGCTGGCCCGGAAGAAGCGCGAGGAGCGGCGGCGGGAGATGGAGGCCAAACGCGCCGAGAGGAAGGTGGCCAAGGGCCCCATGAAGCTGGGAGCCCGGAAGCTGGACTGA